ATTCGACACTTGCGATGACCTTCCCAACTGCCAAACTTCCGAACTTCCGAACTTCCCAACTTCCCAACTCTTCCCCACCTAATCCGCGTGGCCCACGTTCGCGTGGCAGCGCACGCACGAAAGTTCGACGCCCGCGCGCGGGCGGTGGTCGATCTGTTCGACGACCGCCTGGTGGCAGTGGCGGCAACTTTGTTCCGTGACGTTGAGATTGCCCGGCTTGATGCGGATCGGCTCCGCGAATTCGCCAGTCGTGAACGCCAGCGAGTGGTGATAGCCGTTCAGCGCCTTCACCGTGTATTTGCCGGCGAGATTGTGCGGCGTGTGGCAATCGTTGCAGGTCGCGACGGCGTGGTGGCTCGACTTCGCCCAAGCGTCGAATTGCGCCCGCATGACGTGGCAGTTCACGCACGCGGCGGGATCGTCAAACATGTACGACGCGCCCTTGGCGTAGACGAACGTGAAACCGCCGACCCCGGCGGCGATGCCGGCGGCGATTCCCACGGCGGCGGAC
Above is a genomic segment from bacterium containing:
- the nrfH gene encoding cytochrome c nitrite reductase small subunit; the encoded protein is MYARALIIASAAVGIAAGIAAGVGGFTFVYAKGASYMFDDPAACVNCHVMRAQFDAWAKSSHHAVATCNDCHTPHNLAGKYTVKALNGYHHSLAFTTGEFAEPIRIKPGNLNVTEQSCRHCHQAVVEQIDHRPRAGVELSCVRCHANVGHAD